The Aliiroseovarius pelagivivens genome contains a region encoding:
- a CDS encoding DUF3131 domain-containing protein codes for MDRRTFLSRTMAGGAVAFTSSWQMAHAAATHPSLLIVRNVTPRSSASALVSFLDPITSQNLPVCIAVKFGPEDWENADQNASLMEALQRLTIDYPGLVDLAIELPGLASELPYLRMRSASEARNRFQHAMVKANGTYAPQTVITDMQDGEPPTLEGLRSTGFLTSFLIPESGRAPTVWRNADGTQQVNGGWRLPPSPTSDQIANTFAQATSQDGPLVFVASFPDDNTQEEDAFFDQGAILGDAFRRNLTSSRNYFILPSELRFRSGTAFARNMVLCVEADGSDKTSDSLRSQLAAANVPFTALLPAARAESIANGLTETGAHQCLMVSNSDMDDWQDIRNPAFETSTTGTDEPVHCIALDRAGDGAPDAPALAGFEVILDTAETEKGDIGFDAQGALRLRTSVVIDTPVSAQKLLEDLLQTIPSSEDVTLRIKESAFTQPEDAHALVNSLVELAQSDQFRVLDLQQFFKAVTTKSEPARLLRSASRWPARITNADMEPNERARLFEDAKMAWSYFDGLTDPDTGLVPATAWVEDNQIETYRFSTMWDTGTLLLAIVSAHSIGILDDDAFELRLKKALDGLSTGTFNGLRLPKGLTSTDGKAKGDDDYNASDTARLLTSLHLVQSYAKQDLGIGDIVRGWDLEKTIQDGTPMTVRGSKLVSAYQSNYAGYIARGFGLWGYPVTSPYTDPRPGSRFDQGVQILHEVAQFGPIGTEPHLLEAVELGASPLAHTAAEALFAAQIDEYRATGKLVCVSEGPVNREPWFVYQGYQIADDGGKWTAETLDPSPRFQTKGFVRAVDMLNSKGAFLWNAHRPNDYTDRLVNQVREKAATSELGFSPGVFSVTGKSDQAYSDVNTNGVILQAIAFRLNGGIPCSEWAQ; via the coding sequence ATGGATCGTCGGACTTTTCTCTCTCGCACCATGGCCGGAGGGGCGGTTGCATTCACTTCGTCATGGCAAATGGCGCATGCCGCAGCCACACACCCAAGTCTTCTGATTGTCAGAAACGTTACCCCACGCAGTTCGGCGTCCGCACTCGTGTCTTTCCTAGACCCGATCACTTCGCAGAACCTGCCCGTTTGCATCGCGGTTAAGTTTGGCCCCGAGGACTGGGAAAATGCAGACCAGAACGCCAGTCTGATGGAAGCACTGCAAAGGCTGACCATCGACTATCCCGGTCTGGTCGATTTGGCGATCGAGCTGCCGGGACTTGCAAGTGAACTTCCCTATTTGCGTATGCGAAGCGCAAGCGAAGCCCGCAACAGGTTCCAACACGCGATGGTTAAAGCCAATGGTACCTACGCACCGCAAACGGTGATCACCGACATGCAAGATGGCGAGCCTCCGACCCTTGAAGGGCTTCGGAGCACTGGCTTTCTGACCTCGTTCCTGATCCCGGAAAGCGGGCGCGCACCGACGGTTTGGCGAAATGCTGATGGTACGCAGCAAGTTAACGGGGGATGGCGTCTTCCCCCCTCGCCTACCTCTGATCAGATCGCAAACACATTTGCTCAAGCGACATCCCAAGATGGGCCTTTGGTGTTTGTCGCGTCTTTTCCTGACGACAACACACAGGAAGAAGACGCTTTCTTTGATCAGGGTGCCATTCTTGGAGACGCCTTTCGACGCAATCTGACTTCCAGTCGCAACTATTTCATTTTGCCATCGGAACTCAGGTTTCGTTCCGGCACCGCTTTCGCCCGCAACATGGTTCTCTGCGTCGAAGCGGACGGGTCCGACAAAACAAGCGATAGCCTCAGGTCGCAACTCGCCGCCGCGAATGTGCCCTTCACCGCGCTTTTGCCGGCCGCGCGGGCAGAGAGTATCGCAAACGGCCTGACTGAAACCGGGGCCCACCAATGCCTCATGGTCTCAAACTCTGACATGGACGATTGGCAAGACATCAGGAATCCAGCGTTCGAGACAAGCACCACCGGCACAGACGAGCCCGTACACTGTATCGCGCTTGATCGCGCAGGGGACGGGGCCCCAGACGCCCCTGCCCTCGCGGGCTTTGAAGTTATTCTCGACACTGCGGAAACCGAAAAGGGTGACATCGGATTTGATGCTCAGGGCGCGCTTCGTCTGAGAACATCAGTGGTGATCGACACGCCTGTATCTGCGCAGAAACTTCTGGAAGATTTGCTGCAAACCATCCCGTCCAGTGAAGACGTCACGCTGCGGATCAAAGAAAGCGCCTTCACGCAGCCTGAAGACGCGCACGCGTTGGTCAACAGCCTTGTCGAATTGGCGCAGTCAGACCAGTTTCGTGTCTTGGACCTTCAACAGTTTTTCAAAGCCGTTACGACAAAAAGCGAACCTGCACGGCTTCTTCGATCCGCCAGCCGCTGGCCAGCACGCATCACCAACGCGGACATGGAACCGAATGAGCGTGCGCGATTGTTTGAAGACGCCAAGATGGCTTGGTCCTATTTCGACGGTCTGACGGATCCCGACACAGGGTTGGTGCCTGCGACAGCTTGGGTTGAAGACAATCAGATTGAAACCTATCGGTTCAGCACGATGTGGGACACGGGAACCCTTCTGTTGGCGATCGTGAGTGCGCATAGCATCGGCATCTTGGACGACGACGCGTTTGAACTGCGCTTGAAGAAAGCCTTGGATGGGCTTTCGACCGGTACGTTCAACGGGTTGCGGCTGCCCAAGGGACTGACGTCGACAGATGGAAAAGCCAAGGGCGACGACGACTACAATGCAAGCGACACCGCAAGGCTGCTGACCTCGCTTCATCTGGTCCAATCCTATGCCAAACAGGATTTGGGGATCGGCGACATCGTTCGTGGGTGGGACTTAGAGAAAACCATTCAAGACGGAACCCCAATGACAGTGCGCGGCAGCAAACTGGTGTCTGCCTATCAATCCAACTACGCAGGATACATCGCGCGCGGCTTTGGTCTTTGGGGCTATCCGGTGACGTCGCCCTACACGGACCCCAGACCCGGATCTCGTTTCGATCAAGGGGTTCAAATTCTGCATGAAGTAGCGCAGTTCGGCCCTATCGGCACAGAACCGCATCTTCTCGAAGCAGTGGAGCTTGGCGCCTCTCCTCTGGCACACACTGCTGCCGAGGCTCTGTTCGCAGCGCAAATCGATGAATACCGCGCAACAGGGAAGCTGGTCTGCGTCTCAGAAGGCCCCGTAAACCGAGAGCCGTGGTTCGTGTACCAAGGCTATCAGATCGCCGATGACGGGGGGAAATGGACCGCCGAGACCCTTGACCCGTCCCCGCGTTTCCAGACCAAAGGATTTGTTCGGGCTGTCGATATGCTGAACAGCAAAGGTGCATTCCTCTGGAATGCCCACCGGCCAAATGACTATACGGATCGCTTGGTCAATCAAGTGCGCGAAAAAGCCGCGACAAGTGAACTTGGGTTCAGTCCCGGCGTGTTCTCGGTGACCGGCAAATCGGATCAGGCTTACAGCGATGTCAACACCAATGGCGTCATCTTACAGGCGATCGCTTTCCGTCTGAACGGCGGCATCCCCTGCTCGGAATGGGCGCAGTAA